In Thermotoga sp., the genomic stretch AAATTGGGAGTGAAAACCACTGCTTTACCCGCTGGGGAATTCCTACTAAGCGCCGATTGGAATTTGGCAAAATCTGGGAATAAAGTTGCTTTCCTTATATCGCGTTCAGGATCCACCTCTGAAGTTGTTAGAGCATGTGAAGCACTTTCAAAGATGCATGTTTTTACCATAGGAATTACTTTGGAAGAGAAGAGCCAGCTTGCCAGAGAAGCTGAGCTCAGTATGATCATTCCTATAAAAGAAGAGTCCATAGTTATGACAAAATCTTTTTCCTCTATTACCCTATTTCTATTAACCTTAGCAGAATTTTTGTCAGGTAAAACGGATCTGCTTCCCTTTAAAGAATTAATAAACGTTATTGAAGAATCTTTCCCCGCATGGCAGAAAGAAGCTCAAAACCTTTCAAAGCAAGGCACCCATTACGTTTTCCTAGGCACCGGACCTTATGAGGGAATAGCAAGAGAATCGGCCTTAAAGCTTCAAGAAATGTCTCTGACAACCACAGAAAGTTATTCAACCCTTGAATACCGGCATGGCCCCGAAGCCTTAGTTGAACCTGGAGTTGTGGTTGTTATCTACGGAGACGGAGAACATGAACAGGCTTTGGCCCAAGAAATCGAGGGTCTTGGAGGACGAGCTGTGGTGCGCCCAAGATTTTTGGAAAATTACGAAGACAGTTTTATTCAGGTCATATTCGCGCAGCTTCTGGGACTTGAGATAGCAAAGAAAAAAGGAATTGATGTTGAAAATCCAAGGAATCTTACCAAGGTGGTGAGGCTCGATGGATAAAATATCACTTGTGATACTCGGTGCCGGAAGTAGAGGATACTTCACATATGCCAAAATAGCATCTCAGATGAAAGACAAGTATCGAATAGTTGCAGTTGTAGAGCCGGATGATGAAAAGAGGGAAAGATTTATAGCCACCTACCACATCCCAGAAGAAAACGCTTTCAGGGATTGGAAACAACTTCTGGATAAGAAGGGCAAGATAGCGGACGTAGTTATCATAGCCACCCCAGATGATGTTCATGTAGAACCTGCCATCGCATTTGCAAAAGCAGGTTACGACATCCTGCTTGAAAAACCTATAGCAAGGCGTCCTGACGAGCTCGTGAGAATTCAAAGAGAGATAGCAAATACTGGTAGAACGGTTATCGTAGCTCACGTGCTCAGGTACACTCCTTTCTTTCAAAAGATAGAGGAAATCATAGAAAGTGGTGAAATCGGGAAGGTTAAGGGAATAGATCACAGAGAACAAGTTGGGTTCTTTCACTTCGCTCATAGTTTTGTTAGAGGAAACTGGCGGAGATCTGACGAAACTGCACCCTCTATTCTCACGAAATCCTGCCATGACACCGATATAATGCTCTGGCTCGTTGGAAAAAGGATAGAAAGAGTTGCGGCTTTTGGAGATCTCCTGTTCTTTAATTTGAAAAATAAACCCAAAGAAGCGACAGATAGGTGTGTAGACTGCCCTTTAAAGGAAACTTGCCCTTATTCGGCGGTAAGAATTTACCTTGGAGATTGGACCGGCTGGCCTGTAAACACAATTACTGTAGACCTGTCTTACGAAGGAAGGCTTAAAGCAATTAAAGAAGGGCCAT encodes the following:
- a CDS encoding SIS domain-containing protein; protein product: MPVEEEIFSQPKELSRVLEFVSESKAHVLIHEKLRDADEMLFIGCGSSYYIGITAARYFTGKLGVKTTALPAGEFLLSADWNLAKSGNKVAFLISRSGSTSEVVRACEALSKMHVFTIGITLEEKSQLAREAELSMIIPIKEESIVMTKSFSSITLFLLTLAEFLSGKTDLLPFKELINVIEESFPAWQKEAQNLSKQGTHYVFLGTGPYEGIARESALKLQEMSLTTTESYSTLEYRHGPEALVEPGVVVVIYGDGEHEQALAQEIEGLGGRAVVRPRFLENYEDSFIQVIFAQLLGLEIAKKKGIDVENPRNLTKVVRLDG
- a CDS encoding Gfo/Idh/MocA family oxidoreductase translates to MDKISLVILGAGSRGYFTYAKIASQMKDKYRIVAVVEPDDEKRERFIATYHIPEENAFRDWKQLLDKKGKIADVVIIATPDDVHVEPAIAFAKAGYDILLEKPIARRPDELVRIQREIANTGRTVIVAHVLRYTPFFQKIEEIIESGEIGKVKGIDHREQVGFFHFAHSFVRGNWRRSDETAPSILTKSCHDTDIMLWLVGKRIERVAAFGDLLFFNLKNKPKEATDRCVDCPLKETCPYSAVRIYLGDWTGWPVNTITVDLSYEGRLKAIKEGPYGRCVFSCDNDVCDYYAVSIDYEDDIFGTFTLTGLSNEITRVITLFGTHGEVVGDFEKGEIILKRYGGKEEKLEIKAEGGHLGGDEGLMQHLYEVISGQRKPLTALEDSLESHYVAFAIEESRLSGKVISIDSYKEKLFGKY